In Pseudoalteromonas sp. '520P1 No. 423', the following proteins share a genomic window:
- a CDS encoding electron transfer flavoprotein subunit alpha/FixB family protein, which yields MAILIIAEHDNAVLKAATLNTITAASQMGEECHLLVAGKSCRVVAEQGTLVNGVSKVLLADNDAYEYQLAENMSKLVIEIASNYSHVVSAATTTGKNFMPRVAALLDVAQISDIIKVESSNIFQRPIYAGNAIATVESLDAIKVITVRGTAFDPASASDVSAPIESLEIVNDAQISEFVSEEVAVSERPELTAAKVIISGGRGMGNGENFTLLESVADKLGAAVGASRAAVDAGFVPNDMQVGQTGKIVAPDLYIAVGISGAIQHLAGMKDSKIIVAINKDEDAPIFQVADYGLVADLFDVLPELTDKL from the coding sequence ATGGCTATTTTAATTATTGCAGAACATGATAACGCGGTATTAAAAGCGGCGACTTTAAATACGATCACAGCAGCATCTCAAATGGGTGAGGAATGTCATTTACTTGTTGCTGGTAAAAGCTGTCGTGTTGTTGCAGAGCAGGGCACTTTGGTTAATGGTGTTTCAAAAGTATTACTTGCTGATAATGATGCGTATGAATACCAACTTGCTGAAAATATGTCTAAGTTAGTAATAGAAATAGCCTCAAATTATAGCCATGTTGTATCTGCTGCAACAACAACGGGTAAAAACTTTATGCCACGCGTTGCTGCTTTGTTAGATGTGGCACAAATCTCAGATATTATAAAAGTTGAATCAAGCAATATATTTCAGCGTCCAATCTATGCAGGCAATGCGATTGCAACAGTAGAATCTCTAGATGCAATTAAAGTGATCACAGTACGAGGCACAGCATTTGATCCGGCGTCTGCATCTGATGTAAGTGCGCCGATTGAAAGCTTAGAAATTGTTAATGATGCACAAATATCAGAGTTTGTCAGTGAAGAAGTCGCAGTATCAGAACGGCCAGAGCTCACAGCCGCAAAAGTGATCATCTCAGGTGGTCGCGGTATGGGTAATGGCGAAAATTTTACTTTATTAGAAAGCGTAGCAGATAAACTGGGAGCAGCAGTGGGTGCATCTCGTGCTGCTGTTGATGCTGGATTTGTCCCAAATGATATGCAAGTGGGTCAAACAGGTAAAATTGTGGCACCAGATCTCTATATTGCAGTGGGTATTTCTGGGGCAATTCAACATTTAGCAGGTATGAAAGACTCTAAGATCATCGTCGCTATTAATAAAGATGAAGATGCGCCTATTTTCCAAGTAGCTGATTATGGTTTAGTTGCAGATTTATTTGACGTACTGCCAGAGCTAACCGACAAGTTATAA